A part of Maniola jurtina chromosome 19, ilManJurt1.1, whole genome shotgun sequence genomic DNA contains:
- the LOC123875290 gene encoding uncharacterized protein LOC123875290: MNPIGSPQKGAPQVMKVEEGMASISVSARIPEFWREMPRLWFAQFEATIAPQKQGDECRFQLVVSKLNREALQQVADIIYSPPETNKYQVLKERLLQVYEESPERQFQRLVGELDLGTQKPSQLLRRMKELARNSKASDETVKNLWITRLPVPVKTVLAASQDQQVDNLAAIADKVMENMQPITGETAAVSSETPERTGSERSIQLKRQTDQGRLAKAEPS; this comes from the coding sequence ATGAACCCGATAGGCTCGCCTCAGAAGGGTGCGCCGCAGGTTATGAAAGTGGAAGAAGGTATGGCAAGTATCTCTGTGTCGGCAAGAATACCCGAGTTTTGGAGAGAGATGCCTAGACTTTGGTTCGCCCAATTTGAGGCGACCATAGCCCCTCAGAAGCAGGGAGACGAGTGCCGTTTCCAGTTGGTTGTATCGAAATTAAATCGCGAGGCGCTTCAGCAGGTAGCTGATATCATTTACAGCCcacctgaaacaaataaataccaAGTGTTAAAAGAACGGCTTTTACAAGTTTATGAGGAGTCACCGGAGCGACAATTCCAGAGGCTGGTTGGAGAGTTAGATTTGGGCACTCAAAAACCATCACAGCTCCTGCGCAGGATGAAGGAGCTGGCAAGAAACAGCAAGGCTAGCGATGAGACGGTGAAGAATCTATGGATAACAAGACTGCCGGTACCCGTGAAGACAGTGCTCGCAGCTAGTCAAGACCAACAAGTAGACAACCTAGCCGCCATCGCAGACAAAGTGATGGAGAATATGCAGCCAATCACAGGAGAGACGGCAGCGGTAAGCAGCGAGACACCGGAAAGGACGGGCAGTGAG